DNA sequence from the Colletotrichum higginsianum IMI 349063 chromosome 10, whole genome shotgun sequence genome:
cctcgtcgcatCTCATTGCAATATGCCAAGCCTGGCCTTCAGGATTGGGATTCCTGGAAACACTCTTGTTACATGCCCGAAAAACGCCTGACTATCAACTGAGGGCTCGTCTCTTACGCCCGCCCCCAAGAAAtgtcatcaccaacctccaTTCATTCCCCCCTTTTTGTCACAGTTCTAGTCAGGACCGCCTCCTAATGCTAATGCAAGATTCTCAAACCCTCATGGGtgaccaaaaaaaaaaaaaactaaaaaaaaaaaaaaaaaccttGCCGGACTGCAGGGACGAAAAGGACTGAATGGACGGCCTGTCGCAAAAGTGCACTATGCTTATGTGGACAGCTCAAGCGAGGTGCCTCATCCGGAAATCCATGTTTATCGGGGTATTTTCAGTCGCATCGTGTCCACCGCGTAATGTCTGCTGACGCGTAGAAGCCATCAAGAGAAGATGCACGAGTCTGGAGTCCTCGAGCTGAAAATTTACAGTTCGACGTTGGAAAGACGCCGAGGGGAGAGGAGCCCCATATGTATCAAACGATAAAGCGTCAATGGCCAGGAGTGTCATAAGGCGTTAAGTAACACTCGGCTTCAGCCGTCCGGGTCGTCGAGTTGCCGGGGTTTTGAATCTAATCATAGATGGCCGAAAGAGAGGTTATTCCTCCTTTgtggccttggcggcggcctcgctcgcctgcttcttgagctcttcttctttggccttggccttcgcTTTGCCCTCGTTGTACTTGGTCATCTTTTCCGACAGGTAGCGGATGGAGCGGCCGACCCCGGCCGTGAAGAAGCTCTTGATGGACTGCGCCGTGGCGGGCCAGTTGACCGTCTGGCTGATGACCTTTCGAATCGACTTCTGCAGCTCTTGGGGATCATCCTGGACGATGCGCTgctcgaagccgccgccctcgcggcgctTGAAGCTCAcagcgtcctcgtccttggaAGCTTCTATCATGGCCTTGAATTCCGACGTCGGCACCATGAGCTTCTTCTGGTACTGGAAGTACAACCGCGATCGGAAGGCCTTGGGCAGACGGCGGACCATGTTGCCGCGCTTGACCGGGTCCATGTCCTGGTACATGGCGCCATCGTACTCAACATCTTCGGCGTGCTTGCCCTGCTGGTCGGCTCCGTCGGCGAAGTCGACATTAGGCATCGTGTTCAGCAGCGGGCCGTACAGCTTACGAAACGAGACCATATTGTTGTCGACGATGTTATCGATCTTGCTCTTATTCTCGGTGGGCAGAGACATGCGCGGGTCGCCGAGGTATGAGATGCCGGCAATGGTCGAGAAAAGCTCCTTTTCAGTGAACTTGGGGGGCAGCAAGAGAAGAGCGGTACGGACAGCCGAAATCAGGTTGACCTGGTTCGCGAGACGCACTCGGGGATGGTCGCGCAGGATCTTAACCGGCTTGTGAAGTCTCCCGGCGAGGTACAGATTGTTCCAGGTGGAGAGGTCGGTGCAGAGGTTGTCGATAGACGTGACGCCGTACTTGATAAGCATGCCCTTCTTGGTGACGTACGGATTGAAGTAGACACCGGCGCCCCAGCGGTCCTGGAAGGTCGAAACGAGACCGGAGCCGAAGCTGGCCAGGCCCGAGTAGTGGTCGCGGTGCTGGCGTATGTTGAGCGAATGCCAGTGCTGGGTGTGGGTGacgccgaagatgaagtcaatcatTTTGGGACCTCCCTTCTGGACCTCCATCAGTGAGGGTGAGGGCTT
Encoded proteins:
- a CDS encoding Mitochondrial import protein mmp37; this translates as MTISRLLLRGTPSQALRPAYITATALACSSRCYSTDTGKKDDNQAKEDSPLPYTHRGSAINFNWAREAEKKERTAPTLSADNWEEHPDAKIEDFEELPYKEFGINQHMEVNAEFKKVLTEVVREFRAPIMYAMAYGSGVFPQSKATRSVSDEDFRAVHPKPSPSLMEVQKGGPKMIDFIFGVTHTQHWHSLNIRQHRDHYSGLASFGSGLVSTFQDRWGAGVYFNPYVTKKGMLIKYGVTSIDNLCTDLSTWNNLYLAGRLHKPVKILRDHPRVRLANQVNLISAVRTALLLLPPKFTEKELFSTIAGISYLGDPRMSLPTENKSKIDNIVDNNMVSFRKLYGPLLNTMPNVDFADGADQQGKHAEDVEYDGAMYQDMDPVKRGNMVRRLPKAFRSRLYFQYQKKLMVPTSEFKAMIEASKDEDAVSFKRREGGGFEQRIVQDDPQELQKSIRKVISQTVNWPATAQSIKSFFTAGVGRSIRYLSEKMTKYNEGKAKAKAKEEELKKQASEAAAKATKEE